GAGGAATCGGTCTATCGTGGTCCTGCGTGACAGAGTCAGCAAGGGGATGCAAGTTGTCGCATCTGTGATCGATAGAGGTAAGAAGGTCGAACGAAGGAGCGCCACGGCGAAAGCCATCCTGACCGTTCCTTGTTCGGACGAAGACTTTCGGGCCTTAGACATGGCTTTCTATAAAGGTTTGACTCTCAGCGAGATCGCAGTAGGGACAGGGCGCTCGCCTCAGTCCATAAAGAAGAGTTTTTGTTTTGCCCTCCAGGCACTACATTTGAGCATGACTCCTCAGGTCGCCACAGGTGACCTGTAGGCGGCTTTGAGGTCGCCCATGCTGCATCGCGAATTTCGCAATAAGATTCTCCAAAGTCTCGACGAAAAGACCCTGGCTCGGCTTCGCTTGGAGCCCGTAGAACTCCCTGTTCGGCATCCTTTGGAAAGCCCGGGCC
This genomic stretch from Granulicella arctica harbors:
- a CDS encoding sigma factor — its product is MEQLFDRYSTAVYSVAKRILQDAPSAEDVMHDVFMQIWREPTTFLMMDGDLGNILVVLSRNRSIVVLRDRVSKGMQVVASVIDRGKKVERRSATAKAILTVPCSDEDFRALDMAFYKGLTLSEIAVGTGRSPQSIKKSFCFALQALHLSMTPQVATGDL